The following DNA comes from bacterium.
TTTCGGGAGGAATTCCTATGCCATTATCAGTTATAGAAACTTTTGCAAAGCCGTTCGTTTCTTCCGTCTTAATTTTGACAACCCCTTTTTTATCAAAAACAGCCTGCGCGGCATTATTGACAATATTGATCATGACTTGCGAAACCGGTCCCGGCAGACCCATCACAGGAGAGATCGGCGAAAATTCTTTTACAAATTCGACCTGGTGTTTGAATTTAGGCCGCAATAATGAAAGAGCACGTTCAATCGCACCGTGAAGATCCATGCGTGCAAATTCCGCGTCATCCAACCGTGAAAACCCCCGGAGATCTTCGATAATTTCCGTAACCAACTCGCACGAGTGACCGATAATCTGCAAAGCCGCATCGAAATCATTGACGGAATTGCGGATATTGAATTTTTCAACAAGTGAGGCAAAGATTTTTTTAATTTCAGGATATTTTTGTGAAGCATTGTCGATGGCAAGCAAAATATCTTTGACGACATCCCAGTCAAATCGAATGAGGCGTACGGAGTTGCCGATATTATTGATCGGGTTACGAATCTCATGCGAAATACTGCCCATCAATTGACCGAGCATCGACATCTTCTCCGTGCGCGCCAATTGCTCTTTGGCATTCTTAAGATTATCATAAGCAGATTTGAGTTCCGCATGAGCAATTTCTAACTCTTTGCTCTTGATATAATAGTCGACGCCGCGTTTAACGGCAATACGCAGGTCATCCGGTTCGAAAGGTTTGGTTAAATATTGAAAAACACGCCCGGCATTGATCGATTCGATGAGGTCTTTAACATCCGTATACCCGGTAAGTATGATCCGGACGCAATCCGGTTTGATGTCGATTGAACGGTTGAGAAATTCCGTTCCCGACATGTTCGGCATTCTTTGATCCGATAGAATCAATGCAATATTGGGATTTTGCTTCAATACCTTCAGGCCGTCTTGTCCGTTCGTCGCTGTATAAATGACGTACGTTTCTTCCAACACCCGTTTTAGGACATGCAACACATTTTCTTCATCATCGACAACTAAAATTTCAGTTGAAATTTTTGTAGAAGATGGGAGCGTTTCCGTGTCGGTATTTTGTAACCTTTTCAAAATCATACTGTATAGGGTCAATTCAGGAAGGCAGTACTAGACTATTTTAGCGAAACAGTTTTTTTAAATCAAGGCCGTTCTTTCCAGCGTTTGTGCGCCCAAAGCCATTGTTCAGGCATTTCCCGAACTGCAGCCTCGATTTTGGATGTATATGTTTGTGTAAAATTTTGGACCATTTGCAGTTGTTCAACTTTAAAAATGTGTCGATTTTTATCAACGCGTTGCGCCAGGCACATAAAAACCGGCAACCGATATTTAGCAGTAAGGAATTCCGGTCCGCTTGGCGCAAAACATTTTCGACCGAAAAATTCAACCTGAACGGTATTACTTCCGAAATCCTGATCTGATAATAAGCCAATACAATAATGCTCGTCGATCAATTGGCGGATTTTGAGCGGTTCGTCATCAAAAACGACTTTCATACCACAAGCCTCACGTTCATGGTTGACCAATCGATCGATAAACGGATTGGTCTGCTTCCTCACGACTACTGCCAACCGGATTCCGCGTTGAACGAGCTTCTTGCCCAGCAACTCCCAATTGCCTATATGGGCCGAAATAAATATGGCGCCGTTTTTAATCGCTTCTTCGAATCCGTCCGGAATTTCCAAACAAAAAAAAGTTTCGTCTGAAACATCAATCTCTCGTAAAATCAGTAATTCAAAAAAAGTCCGGCCCAGATTCTGATAGACTTTCCTTCCGAGTCGCTTTGCCGCAACTTCTTCAGTTACTATTCCTGCAGCCAATAAATTTGCTATCGTAACTTTTTTTCTGATGCCAAGTTTGTAGAAAAGCCGTCCGCACCAGGCCCCTGCGTTGGATGCTCGATCGGCAGAAGTATGTTTCAAGGTTTTTTGAAAACACCGAAGCAGTACCCATTCAATTCGATGCGCCCATTTCATTGTTCTAATGCCAGGTTGGCCAATTGATCGACACGTTCATTGTAATGAACGCCGGCATGACCTTTAACTTTTTCGAATCGGATATGATGTTGTGAACAATAATCGATAATGGCTTCCCAAAGTTCACGGTTTTTGACCGGCGATTTATCCGCCGTTTTCCAACCGTTGCGCTGCCAATTGGTCACCCAATTTTGCCGAAACGCATTTACGATGTACGCGCTGTCGGAGTAAATGGTCACATTACATTTTTTCTTTAAGTTTTTCAGCGCTTCGACAACGGCGGTCAATTCCATCCGGTTATTGGTCGTTTGTTCAAACACTCCGGAAATTTCTTTGATAACGGTTTCGCCGTTATTCCAAATCAAAATGGCCGCCCACGAGCCGCGTCCGGGATTTCCTTTGCAAGCACCGTCGGTATAAATCGTCACGTTCGGAAGATCGTTCATACTTTTCCTAAAAATCTAATTGAACTTCAAAAGGATTACGCTTATTCTTGCCTGTATGGAAATTTTGTTCGAAGATGACGATTGTATTTTGATTAATAAACCCGCCGGCGTTTTATCTATTCCCGACCGTTTTGATCGTACTATTTCCAATGTTCTTGGCTTGCTGCAAAAACAGTATGAAAAAATTTGGATCGTTCACCGTATTGATAAACAAACAAGCGGCGTAATGATCGTCGCCAAAAATGCGGAATCGCATCAGGTATTGAACCGTCAATTTGAAACACATTCCATTAGAAAAATATACCTCACTCTAGTAAGCGGTATTGTATCATCGTCGAGTGGTACGATTGATCTACCCATTGCCGAACATCCTTCCAATCCCGGAACCGTTTGTATTGATTCCAAAGGTAAACCATCGATCACGCACTATAAAGTTTTGGAAACGTTTCGATCCTACACATTGGTGGAAGCGGCTCCTGAAACCGGACGTCTCCATCAGATTCGCATTCATTTCAAAGCAATCGGCCATCCGTTGGCCGTCGATGAAATTTATGGAGAACAGAATGAAATTTATCTTTCTACACTGAAGAAAGATTATAAAACCAAAATCGGTGAAATCGAAAAGCCGCTTATGTCCCGACTGACCCTTCACGCTCAATCCATAACATTTGAGCATCCACGCCGACACAGTATGCAAACTATCGATGCGCCATTGCCTAAAGATTTTAACAGTTTATTAAAGCAATTGCGCAAACACGGAAGTTCATCAAGCTGAAATACAATCTTCAAGCTGTTCATCCATAAATTCAATGTTAAAAAGCTTCTGAAATGCCGTTCGAATCGACTGCTTGAGTTCGCCC
Coding sequences within:
- a CDS encoding lysophospholipid acyltransferase family protein → MKWAHRIEWVLLRCFQKTLKHTSADRASNAGAWCGRLFYKLGIRKKVTIANLLAAGIVTEEVAAKRLGRKVYQNLGRTFFELLILREIDVSDETFFCLEIPDGFEEAIKNGAIFISAHIGNWELLGKKLVQRGIRLAVVVRKQTNPFIDRLVNHEREACGMKVVFDDEPLKIRQLIDEHYCIGLLSDQDFGSNTVQVEFFGRKCFAPSGPEFLTAKYRLPVFMCLAQRVDKNRHIFKVEQLQMVQNFTQTYTSKIEAAVREMPEQWLWAHKRWKERP
- a CDS encoding hybrid sensor histidine kinase/response regulator translates to MKRLQNTDTETLPSSTKISTEILVVDDEENVLHVLKRVLEETYVIYTATNGQDGLKVLKQNPNIALILSDQRMPNMSGTEFLNRSIDIKPDCVRIILTGYTDVKDLIESINAGRVFQYLTKPFEPDDLRIAVKRGVDYYIKSKELEIAHAELKSAYDNLKNAKEQLARTEKMSMLGQLMGSISHEIRNPINNIGNSVRLIRFDWDVVKDILLAIDNASQKYPEIKKIFASLVEKFNIRNSVNDFDAALQIIGHSCELVTEIIEDLRGFSRLDDAEFARMDLHGAIERALSLLRPKFKHQVEFVKEFSPISPVMGLPGPVSQVMINIVNNAAQAVFDKKGVVKIKTEETNGFAKVSITDNGIGIPPENMNRLFEAGFTTKNDEEGTGLGLTISYEIMQKHKGKIEVVSAVGKGSTFTLYFPIDQ
- a CDS encoding RluA family pseudouridine synthase; amino-acid sequence: MINKPAGVLSIPDRFDRTISNVLGLLQKQYEKIWIVHRIDKQTSGVMIVAKNAESHQVLNRQFETHSIRKIYLTLVSGIVSSSSGTIDLPIAEHPSNPGTVCIDSKGKPSITHYKVLETFRSYTLVEAAPETGRLHQIRIHFKAIGHPLAVDEIYGEQNEIYLSTLKKDYKTKIGEIEKPLMSRLTLHAQSITFEHPRRHSMQTIDAPLPKDFNSLLKQLRKHGSSSS
- the rnhA gene encoding ribonuclease HI; translated protein: MNDLPNVTIYTDGACKGNPGRGSWAAILIWNNGETVIKEISGVFEQTTNNRMELTAVVEALKNLKKKCNVTIYSDSAYIVNAFRQNWVTNWQRNGWKTADKSPVKNRELWEAIIDYCSQHHIRFEKVKGHAGVHYNERVDQLANLALEQ